From Chiloscyllium punctatum isolate Juve2018m chromosome 36, sChiPun1.3, whole genome shotgun sequence, the proteins below share one genomic window:
- the LOC140460573 gene encoding uncharacterized protein isoform X2, producing the protein MEKPEESHPVEKPWKCGDCGKAFHVSSVLEAHQRSHTGVRPFSCPECGKAFSNSSDLLKHQQVHTGERPFACPECGKGFSSSSALLTHRRVHTGEKPFSCPKCGKAFTQAFSLLRHQSVHTGERPFTCPECGKGFSSSSTLLRHRRVHTGERPFSCPECRKAFSNSSDLLKHQQVHTGERPFACPERGKGFSSSSALLTHRRVHTGEKPFSCPQCGKAFTQAFSLLRHQSVHTGERPFTSPECGKGFSDSSALLTHRRVHTGEKPFSCPVCGKAFTHASNLLTHRWVHTRDRPFSCPECGKAFSNFSQVLIHGQVHTGERPFACPECGKAFSNSSDLLKHQRVHTGERPFSCPECGKAFTQACNLQRHQRGHQHSQQSDFAGEAAVGHPQD; encoded by the exons atggagaaacccgaggaatccCACCCCGTGGAGAAAccttggaagtgtggcgactgtgggaaagcCTTCCATGTCTCGTCTGTCCTGGAAGCTCATCAGCGCAGTCACACTGGGGtcaggccattctcctgcccagagtgtgggaag gctttcagcaattcctctgacctaCTGAAGcaccaacaggtccacaccggggagagaccattcgcctgcccagagtgtgggaaggggttcagcagttcctccgccttgctgacccaccggcgggtccacacaggggagaagcccttcagctgccctaagtgtgggaaggccttcacccaggccttttccctgctgaggcaccagagtgtccacacaggggagaggccattcacctgcccaGAATGCGGGAAGGGGTTCAGcagttcctccaccctgctgaggcaccggcgggtccacacaggggagaggcccttcagctgccctgagtgcaggaaggctttcagcaattcctctgacctaCTGAAGcaccaacaggtccacaccggggagagaccATTCGCCTGCCCAGAGCGTGGGAAGGGGTTCAGCAGTTCCTCCGccttgctgacccaccggcgggtccacacaggggagaagcccttcagctgccctcagtgtgggaaggccttcacccaggccttttccctgctgaggcaccagagtgtccacacaggggagaggccattcacttccccagaatgtgggaaggggttcagcgattcctccgccctgctgacacaccggcgggtccacacaggggagaagccTTTCAGCTGCCCtgtgtgtgggaaggccttcacccatgcctccaacctgctgacccaccggtggGTCCATaccagggacaggcccttcagttgccccgagtgtgggaaggccttcagcaatttctctCAAGTGTTGATCCACGGgcaggtccacaccggggagaggccattcgctTGTCCTGAGTGCggaaaggccttcagcaattcctctgacctactgaagcaccagcgagtccacactggggagaggcccttcagctgccctgagtgcgggaaggccttcacccaGGCCTGCAACTTGCAgaggcaccagcgggggcaccagcacTCCCAACAATCGGATTTTGCCGGTGAGGCTGCTGTGGGtcacccccaggactga
- the LOC140460573 gene encoding uncharacterized protein isoform X1, translated as MEKPEESHPVEKPWKCGDCGKAFHVSSVLEAHQRSHTGVRPFSCPECGKVFSSSSTLLRHRRVHTGERPFSCPECGKAFSNSSDLLKHQQVHTGERPFACPECGKGFSSSSALLTHRRVHTGEKPFSCPKCGKAFTQAFSLLRHQSVHTGERPFTCPECGKGFSSSSTLLRHRRVHTGERPFSCPECRKAFSNSSDLLKHQQVHTGERPFACPERGKGFSSSSALLTHRRVHTGEKPFSCPQCGKAFTQAFSLLRHQSVHTGERPFTSPECGKGFSDSSALLTHRRVHTGEKPFSCPVCGKAFTHASNLLTHRWVHTRDRPFSCPECGKAFSNFSQVLIHGQVHTGERPFACPECGKAFSNSSDLLKHQRVHTGERPFSCPECGKAFTQACNLQRHQRGHQHSQQSDFAGEAAVGHPQD; from the coding sequence atggagaaacccgaggaatccCACCCCGTGGAGAAAccttggaagtgtggcgactgtgggaaagcCTTCCATGTCTCGTCTGTCCTGGAAGCTCATCAGCGCAGTCACACTGGGGtcaggccattctcctgcccagagtgtgggaaggtgttcagcagttcctccaccctgctgaggcaccggcgggtccacacaggagagaggcccttcagctgccctgagtgtgggaaggctttcagcaattcctctgacctaCTGAAGcaccaacaggtccacaccggggagagaccattcgcctgcccagagtgtgggaaggggttcagcagttcctccgccttgctgacccaccggcgggtccacacaggggagaagcccttcagctgccctaagtgtgggaaggccttcacccaggccttttccctgctgaggcaccagagtgtccacacaggggagaggccattcacctgcccaGAATGCGGGAAGGGGTTCAGcagttcctccaccctgctgaggcaccggcgggtccacacaggggagaggcccttcagctgccctgagtgcaggaaggctttcagcaattcctctgacctaCTGAAGcaccaacaggtccacaccggggagagaccATTCGCCTGCCCAGAGCGTGGGAAGGGGTTCAGCAGTTCCTCCGccttgctgacccaccggcgggtccacacaggggagaagcccttcagctgccctcagtgtgggaaggccttcacccaggccttttccctgctgaggcaccagagtgtccacacaggggagaggccattcacttccccagaatgtgggaaggggttcagcgattcctccgccctgctgacacaccggcgggtccacacaggggagaagccTTTCAGCTGCCCtgtgtgtgggaaggccttcacccatgcctccaacctgctgacccaccggtggGTCCATaccagggacaggcccttcagttgccccgagtgtgggaaggccttcagcaatttctctCAAGTGTTGATCCACGGgcaggtccacaccggggagaggccattcgctTGTCCTGAGTGCggaaaggccttcagcaattcctctgacctactgaagcaccagcgagtccacactggggagaggcccttcagctgccctgagtgcgggaaggccttcacccaGGCCTGCAACTTGCAgaggcaccagcgggggcaccagcacTCCCAACAATCGGATTTTGCCGGTGAGGCTGCTGTGGGtcacccccaggactga